The Polypterus senegalus isolate Bchr_013 chromosome 7, ASM1683550v1, whole genome shotgun sequence genome segment CTTCTAGTCTTTCCAGCATCAAATGTTTTTTCAGTTTGCTAAGGAGGCTTAGAATGCGTCGGGATCATTATATTGAGAGTCGACCTGTGACGGAGATAGTTGGAGTGTGCAAATGCAGCGCTTTCAGATTTATTTAAAGGCCAATTTAAAACTCGTCTTTTACTACAAAGCAGAAAGCTGGACTGAGCAGGAATTCACTTTTGTGGAGGGAATGTGGCACGATTCGCGCCACTTTACATTGCCATTTCAAGTTTTCAGCCTGTTGTAGACCAATGCCCAGATGACTTCTTGCCTGTATAAACATCATAAATGTTAACGCACAGATTTTCTTCATTTCTAGAGGTAGTCGGCACCTTCATCAATTGAATCTGTCACATTTTTTCCACTTTACGTTTGGGACTACAGGTAGCTTTTGCGTTGTCAAAGGCCACTTCTAacccaggaagaaaaaaaaataaaaaagtgggtGTTACGCAGTAGTAAACCAACAATAGGTTTAAACCTTTCCCAAACTAGAGGGGAAGGTGCGACAAAGGTTTGCTGggagaagaggtcatccacctggaGCGAAGCCCATTTGGGCCCAGCCAGGAAAAAAAAGCCTCAGGTTGCTACTGGAAAAggtgttggcaaggccagcagggggcacttactctGGATccgaatgtggatcccaatgcctcgGGCCAGGGACATGGTCCTTTGGAAGAGACGCATGACCAAGGTCCCAATTCTTGGTGGTCACAGAAGATAAAACAGCAGGTTGCATCCTAATATCccggctaaactgcccaccattgCCTAATCATCCCCGTCTCCAATTGGCTCCATCTCTCACCACCTTATTGTTAACGTGTGGGGAGTGTAATGGTGCAAAAATTGttaccattgcatcatccaggtggaagctggtggttgaagtgactcccaCTCATTAAAGCGCTTCGAGTAGTgagaaatgcattatataaaatgGAAAGAATGATTGATTCAGGTTAGTGGTTGGTTAGAGGATACCAGCTAACATTTGTCCATTGACCCATGTTGGCCTTCCCTGGTCATTTGACTGCAAACGGGAGACTGCCATGTGATTCAGACAGGACTTGTATGGAGAAACCAATTCTCCTCACCATGAAGTAAATCAGTCGTCAAGGGTCAAGGTCATGAAAGCAGAGGAGTTCATTTCATTGCACAAAGTGGAGTTTCAGTAAATTTGCTTGGCATTGTCACCAACCGCTACTGCTCAGGTTCCGCCAAAGGCTTGAACACTTAGAGCACCGGCCGACAAAGCGAGGCACCACATGTTTAACCAGCTGATGATGGCTCCAGTTCTTAAGCCAACAAATGATTTGCCAAATTTAACTGAGCATTTGGTTGGAACGGGTTAGCAAACAGAATATTGAGGTCTATTCAGAGTCAAATTAAAATCATAGGTGGCTCACTCATTGGAATGTTTGGCCTGTCAAATGATATTCAGGGTTATTTAGAAAGGGTGTGGATACAAGAAAAAGCTCAATTACTCTCAACGTGTTTCAAATcaaaatcagtttttaaaagcACTTGACATGTCAGAGCAAATGGGGGGCCTGTGAAGTGGATTGCTTGTGCCTTGTCAAGTCTCCCCTATGGGAACCACAAATCTTACAATAAACCGACTGGACTCCAAGTGTGAAGCACCTTTTGATTGACCAGACTGGTTTAAGAACATTAGCCTTGAAGATGTAggcattcagttcagttcaattcctGCACACTTCACACGCCATTGGCTTCTAGTGCTCTGCCTCACGGTCATTCAGAGGCAGCTGTTGAACTGAAGTTCCATGGAAATAAAAAGCGGTTGTCATGCTACGGACGACTCATGACAGCAATATCAGTTTCAGTAATCACTTCTTAAACTCATTTTGAGAATCACATCAGATCgccatttaaaaaacactttcatCTCTACAATGCAGTAGACATTTTGCCACCATGACAGACCCCTACAATAAAAGGCAAGGCGTTCTAGAACCCGAGCTAAGCCACATTTCGGACAATACTTTAGTTACCTGGGCTGTGTCTTCGGAGCCACTCATCAAAAATAGCATCCGTATAAACATGCAGCAAGACAAAAATGGGATCATTGGGAGACAGGTGAGTTTGCCCTCCAGTTCCATTCAAAAACAGATGAGCGAGGTTGTGTAAACTGCGGACAGTTGCATTATACGTTCCACTGGGCTCACTGTAccctgtggggggaaaaaaaaacaaaaacacaccacaTACACAATTAACATGTTCTATTGTTCTTCAAAAGCATAAAAAGTGCAAGTGGCTGATCAATAGCAAGGGCTTCTCCAAACCGGTTTGCTTCCCATGAAGCCTACAAGCAAGGCGAGCATATTGTGCAAGTTTGACGACATGTCCCATGTCccaaggggtcctttcatcggagcaacgtttcagccgtggcatggccaaatggggaggcagctagatggatgaggtctccaggactctaaaaatatcaagatcctaattatgtcatatcatctactgttaaaccgtaattctaaaatttttattattatgctgtcttaaggaaatgttctgttctgtatattgtattgtgttgaccccctacttttgacacccactgcacgcccaacctacctggaaaggggtctctctttgaactgcctttcctgaggtttcttccatttttccctacaaggtttttattgggagtttttctttgtcttctcagagagtcaaggctggggggctgtcaaaaggcagggcctgttaaagcccattgcggcacttcctgtgtgattttgggctatacaaaaataaactggattgtattgtattgtattgtacttctggatgaaaCTTATTTTCTACCAAAGAGACCCATTTTGGAGCCACCCTTTGACCATCCTGTGGGCTCCTAGCTATACAAGCAGATTGTGTGTTTGTTACAGCAAATGACAGCCCATTAGTTGTCGAGTGCTCTCCAAAAAGTGGAGGTAGTGAAGTTAATGAACGCCTGAAGCCAAAACTAAAGAGGATAAGATGCATGCAGCAGTCCATATTTGTGCAGGGACAAGACACAAAGTTTAATGCAATATTCAGCACCAGGGGACCTTTCTGTAGGGTTAGTGTCAAGAATAATCTCAAGAATAAAAGTCAGCCATTCCCCATTTTGGGCACCTCACAGAGCCAGGAGCTGGAATCTACTGGTTGTCCTACTGGGTCTTGTCCAGCCAGAGGAAAACTACATCAAAATTGACTATTAGGTGGATGGACCACACACAGGTAGATCTTATGCCAGTGAAGACACACCTGGAGAGGGTCCAGTGCACAAGGTGAATATTAATGAAGTGAGAAGGTTAAATACGTGAGCCAAGCAAAAAGCCTAAAGGCTGAATAGATAAGATGGTCTCCTCTGACCTTCTCTCCACATTACAAGCCAAGCCAGCAGAGAGTCAAACCTTAGACTAGGATTGTGTGGCATAGATTGATGAGAAGGGTTAGTACAAGACCAGGTATACACAAACACCAATAGTGAAAGGCAGACATTTACAGAGAATTAGCTAGGTTGGGGTTTAAAGCAGAGGTATTGAATAATGGCTTACTGGCACTACACTCACTTAAGGGCCCGTGCCaagagactggcatcatccacCTTACTAAAAAGGATAAGTGCATGTCCGCCTGTCACTGTCATTCCATCAGATAATGCGCTAAAactttgcttttacaaatcccacaccaaatagCATACAATTATATGAATTGCATGATGCACAGCAAAATGTTAACACTTAGTCCTGTTGTTCATATAGATTTGGACCCGCTTTAGGATTAGCGATCCTTGGGTTAGTTCTGCAACAGTGACATCTAACATGACAAAGTCTGCTTTACAGAATTAAGAAGCGGGTATAAAGGGTGTTGAATTATCCACATTTGGAAATCAAATGGTTGATGGCCTGTTGTGGATTATCTAAACAGATTCACGATTCAGTAATTTTGAAGATTCAGCACAACCATGAAGCATTCACTCTTGAAAGACAAAGATCTTTAAGTCACTTTATACATCTTGGACCTTCTCACGTCACCAGGCCGcctctgtaaataaaataataccatACAGCATAAGGAGACCCTGTGCAAGCTCAAAATATGTTGCAACTGGACTAGTCAAGAAATTATAGAAGGTCTGAAGAGTGACCAAGTCGGACAGTTTAGCGGACCCAAGCAACCATATGCCAGATGGAAACAAGCCAGAGATACTACCAGCCATGCAGGGGATGTCCtagtgaaagaaagagagagagagtccaTGTTTCACTTACATGCTGCAGAAGCAACAAGTTAGTCCTGCTTTCCATTGCGATTGAACATTTCATCTTGACAGATGGGCTCAAGCCAAACTAAGAAATGGAGACCCAGGGTGCAAAACTTaatgcaaaggtcaaagaacTTCCTTATTTGAGATAAGGCAGAAGTGGAGAAAACTCAAGAGGGCACACTTGGGTCAGTACTTAAATCTGCAGAGGACATTGAAAGGCTGCTGGGACACGAAGCCAATAGCTAACGTGCGATTACTGGGCAGAACTACTGACCAACGCAGAGGAGGTGGGTCGAATTCTAAACCTCAGTCTTCTTTCAGcgcacaacactttttttttagccCATTTGGGAAATCGCAAAGATAACCGCAAGGTCAATTAAGCAACACCCAGAATGAGAGCCATGGATATAGTGAGAAGGTTTGCAATTGTACAGCACTGGCCCCATTAATGCCCGTTGTACTGCTGTTACTGCCAGTCTCCAAAAATGGATCTTTGACAAATTACAAACAAATTAGTTAAGCAGCAAGAAACCTGATGGATTAGCCATTCAAAAGGAAGTGGTGATCATGCATCTTTATTTAATAGTTTGGCTAGCAGGCAGAAGATCCACAAATTGACATTACGGATTTATAAGAAAAGCATCCAAATCCTCCCTTTGCTTTAAGGCATTTTACTGCTCTCTATACCCCTTTCTGATCCTGCATACGTTGTCATCCAACATGTCAGAAGAAGCTGCCTAAAAACAAAGCCTTCAGAGAGAGTGAATGTTCATGTAGGGAGACCAGTGAGGGGCATCAAAAAACACAGGCAACTGGTGATGGAGCTGCACTTCACAAAGCGCCGAGGTTTAAGATGTTGGTTTCCATACAGAACACACAGCCCACCAGGTGACTCCCACTGTCCATCTACAAGTGGTTTTGGGCTTTCTGAAGGATTGACATTTAGCTTTGCAGACAGATTGTCTGCTTTGCAGCTTTACACACCCCTGTTCCTCCTCAGGTTTTGCGGATttccatttaataaataaataaaataaataaaatctacagaAAGACATTGCAAGACATTCAGTCTCAACACCATGTGGGATGACCGAGGAAATAAAAAGGGACTTCATGTCCAATGGGTGGAGAGGCCACTCCTATAGAAGAGCCATGTCAGCTACCATTCTGTTACATACTGGGAGTGCTGGAGTGTCTGATGCAACCGACTTGGCagaaaatgggaaacaaatgttTTAGCATTCATACCTTCAATTGTATTACGGAAGCTCATTGAGGAGGTAGAGAAGAAAGGCGGTGTATCAAAAACCCCAACTTCTAAACACTCTGCAACATCTTGGGGCTCAGGGAGGCGTTGTACCATTGGTCTTCCAATATTCCCACCAGGATTTCGTAGGATAAAACTGGTCTCAGTGTCTACAAGAGTTGGGAGAGAAAGTTACAATTTTGTCTTTCCAATACACACATAAACTacagatttgtaaaaaaaatgggaaaattgtTCACACCCCATGTAATTTCAATAAAGGTTACTATGATTGGGATTTCATGACAAATAAGCAAGCACCAAAAGGTCAAATCGTCCCAGTTAGCTTTTACAGAGCTAGAAAAGGCCACCATTCACTTTTTTCCATTCGGATTTCAAGAGGAGAAGTGCCATCATTGTCCCCAGTGCCACCGCCCTGCCCTCATGGGCTATGGATAAGGGCACGGAGTGTAACATGAAGAGTCCTGGTCTCAGCAGACCACATAGTAACACCACCAATGGACTACTTTGACATCACCGTGACCCTTGGAGGTTTAGAATAAGGGGAGCCCCTTTCAAATCGGCCCCTTATCTGCAGCAGCTTCCCAAAGCCTTCACATTCATAAAAACTGCACATTTGAgctactgtgtgcagttttagccTGCAAGTCCATTTTGACATTCTGTTCATGGGAAGAATATAAACCAAAAAACTCAATCCCACCAACCAACCCCACACACGTTTTACAATTTGAACCAGAAACCTAAAAACAACATAAAGCCTTTCAAAAGATGGATCAGGACAACCAGTTCAAACCAGCAGATCAACTACTTGATGCCCTACAAAATCCCACTGGAAGTAATGAGAAGACATTAATGAGGACTAAACGTGGAACCGTTTCCTACCCTGATTGCACACCACATTTCTACAGCACCTTTCCCAGACTCAAAGCACTTCAATTGGCATTGCTAACTAACAAATTTTCCGGATGTTGAAAACCCTGGACAATAGCAGAAACCTCAACTAAGCATTAAATTAATGTGGTGAATCCCAAAGCACTGACATAAGAGAACAATAGTCAGATATGCAAAGTTGGAGGAGAGAAAGTAAAAACTCTACAACGACAAGAAAAAAGGTCTAGAAGCACAAGCACATGAAAAGGCTTCAGTCACCAAATCACTCCTCACTCGGGTTAAACACAATCACATCAGGCTGCTGAAATTAGATATGGACCCCGAGAGAACATTCTCCTGGCACTGATGGCAGTCAGTGTTGCCAAATGAGCCCAACAGCATGGGAGGGACTCAAGGAAAACCTAACGAAGCCTCACAAGAACAACTTACAGCTCACCAACATGGCCGGCCCTTCTACGGCTTTCCATGACCCGTAAACGTCAAGACCTCCCTCCGACTTCTCAAGATGGTCGATTCCTTGGCTATTTACATACCCACCCTATCACATCTGCTCTTAAAAACACTTTGTACTGTTTAAATCCCTTCCATTATTAAGTCCGAGTTACAAATAATGTTCCAGAGCTTTGTTCAAAAGTGTCAAAGACTGAATGCAAATGTCTGCTACACCACCAGCACAGGAATGGATGTTGAAATCTGTCATCGAGCAGAAGTGGTCTTTGTCGTTATTGACCGTTGTGACCACCATTTTTAGACGCCTCTTGTAAACAAAAGACAAGCTGGCAGGCAGGGGGTGAGGTGCACAGCACCTTTTAGGGCCGTTGGTGTTGGAAGTGAGAAATTGCAAATATTATAATAGGTGGCGTTTGTGGAGGGGTCTCCACCTTTATAGGTCAGTGTAAACCAAGAGCCAACAATGAAGGGGCCGATGTCCGTTCCCAAGATCACTCAGGTCGTCACCTCAGTTGATTGAAATCACAAAGTTTAGGCCCACTAAAGCCAAAGGGGTACAGCAAACCCGTGCAGATGTTCCTCCCTTTGAGCACCACATCTAAAGTTTTACACTAATGTTACACTTCAAATGCTTTCTTAATCCCTTTGATCTAAGGCTTGGACTTTATTTTTGAAGATTTTGCACATAAATTAACTTTAGCAAGCAAGGCTACTGGGGGAAGCTTGTCAGAAGCAATTATGTGCCGCAGGATTAGCCGCCTAGTAGGATTAAAATTCTCCCTCTCAGACAACAGGGGTTTGGAGACCAAGAGACAGAATTCACTGCAATGGTCTTCCCACACCATGGACTCTCATGGAAGCTCCAGCTAAAATGGCAGAACAGACGAGAAGCAGGATGAGGTGTCCAAACCCCTCGAATATTTGCCGGTGAAACGCAGGAGGCTATCAAGATGGACTTACTGTTGCATACGGTCCCAAGAGTATCATAATCTTCAACACTTTCACAAAGAACATTCCACCGGGAGAAAATGGAGTTGGGACTAATAGCATTGAACTCAAAGTTGCTTTTGGCACCAAACAGGTCATCAGTGCAGATGTCACATACAGTCCCACCAATGGCAAAATTCCAATAAGGTAAGGCAAAGGTGGGATCCTGCAGCATATTCtaaggggacaaaaaaaaaaacaacccattGTCACCTCAAAGTGATGACACCCCACCAAACCCTCACTCTGCCGGCTGCTTCAGGGTTACCTGCATGTCCCTTTCAAGCTGCATCAGATGGTATCGATGCCAGGTGAGGAACGCAGGGCCTTCATGCGAGAAATCCACACCTCCAAAACTCTCCTGCTCTTCTCCAAGGAAGGTTTTACTAACGGAATAGTAGTGGGTCCATACAAAGAGGTTGTAGATGGAGACATTTTGAAATTGTGGGCTGTTTCCATCTGGCCCCAGGATCTGTGATCGCCGGCGAATGAGAATGACCACGTCTGGATGGACTGTGCGTTTGGCAAGATCCAGTGCATTGATAAAGCTCCTTTTCTCATCAGCACTCAACTCCATCACATTGCGCCTGACTGGATTTaagaataaaaagtgaaagacACACAGAGAACGCGGCGTATTGGTCACAAACGCAGGCACTTCAGCTACATAAGAGCAGCTTTGTGGTCAGATAGTGACAAACCACACGCCTGGTACATGAAGAGTGTGTCATATACGACCATCTGTTTGCCTTGCCACCCAGGACCACCCTGAACCCACTAAAGggcatttttttcccccagactGCAAGGACAACTTTGAGCCCAAAAACATGAAGGCATTGGGGTTACGAAAGTGGAGTCGACACTCTATGGTCTTAAGACTGGTCTTTTAATGGCACTtttctgggttgtgtggttcttgGGAACCTTTTCAAAGACCAAACTTCATATGGTAATCTTTGGAGAAAACAAACCTTTAAGACACACGACAGGCAGAGATCAGGTTTCCTTAATGTTGAATCCTGCCAGGTAGCCTTGTGATTGTACTCATGGGGTCCATTAACAGCACCCGTGACCTCCGGCAATTTCTTTGAGAATCAGAGATGGTGAACAAGGGATTCAGAAGAGCTTtgtcagaggagcagctttaaGGGCATGGGATAGCAGAAAAGCCACCTAAACACCAGGACAGCATTCAGCTTTGCATTTGACCTTCCATTCCTCTAACCTGCCCACTGTGCCTTGACAGGCAGACAAAGTGGTCTTTGTGTCCTTGTTAAATAAGGGATCAGAAGGTCACATGGTGAATCAGGACCGTACAGGTCACTGGCTTATGGGGACATTTGAAACTCGGACTCGATGAGAACACCTGCTCCCGTTCAGAGACTGCGGCCATTCCTAACGAGTTTTGATGCAGCACTCAACCCCGCAACTTACCGACTACAAGCCGCTCGTCACAATTGGGGCCCGAGAAGCCCGGTTTGCAGACTCCACAGTTGAACCCGGAGAAGTTGCCATTGCACTGGCAGGTCCGATTGAAGAAGGCCAGCGGCCAGCGCTCTCGATCATCTCTTCCGTCGTGGGGATATTGAGGCCCATGAGGATGTCCATCTACGTCCACGCCGACGCACTGCCCTCGTCCAAGAGAGGAGCCACAGCGGTCCGTCGGCGCCCCAGTATGAGACGGGCAGCATTCGCCGCTCCTTAGCGCTTCTGGGGTGGCACACTGACGCGGGAACTGGCTGGACACCAGAGTCACGATGAGCGCCGAGAGCAGCCCTTGGATCCACATGACTCTGCGGGAAGTCGTGCAAAACAAGAAAAGTGTGGGATGGGGACATCAAATAAAggtacacatacagtaaatatacggGCATCACCCAAACAAGTGCCACATAAATATACGGGCATCACCCAAACAAGCGCCTCCAGCATGCAGTTTAGCAGGATACCTTAAACGATCCAAGTCCCGTAAGACGATTAAGTGACAAAGTAACAGGGGTCTTTTTGGGACACCCACTTGATTAGTAAATGCGAGCCAGAGACATGCCGCGCCTGCTTTCACGGGTGCTGCCAAGCCAGTCAGCACTGCACGCAAAGCAGGAATCTCTGCAAGTGCGCTGCGCAAACTTGGCCGTTTCGAATAAATCCATTTTACTCAGCAAAAAGCTGTGGCCGGCAGCGGAATTTAAACGTAAAGCTGTCAGCCCACATTGCTAAGCAAAGTCCGCCCATTTTTATACAATAAATGCACCCCCTTAGTCACCCCATTGAAGTCAAGCGTACGTGAGCAAAACACATACTGGGGTGCCTAACTTTAAATAAGGAAATTTATTATGGCTTTGAACTTTCCAgttatatgaataaaaaaatccGTTTACAGACTCGAGATCTTTGGAATCGAAACAGCAGGCTGTCGCCATCGACTATTTCCGTCGGATACCCGTTAGAGTTTGCAATTCTGGAACCTGCAACtcgcatgtatttatttattcatttattgattttgaGCGAGCCACTTGAGCAAATCAATTTTGTTctcttgtcctgtcacacttgtttcCAAACAGCCCCAGACAGAGAGTAATTTAGCGCAAGTGTTGAGCTCCGGTGATAGCCGTGAGACAATCAAAATAAAGATGAAAGCTCGACCCtaagacaataaaacagaggagttCAAATCCAGCTTACTGGTAACGCGCGACTTACCAAGAGAAATGAGAAAGCAGCAAGAAACAAACCGCGTCTGTGAAAGCAGCAAGGGCGACGGTCAGCTCGATCGTGACAGCGCAAAAGAATCGGCGCGACCTTCTGCAAACGTCAACGACAGCATCCGTGGTACCCACAGACCACTGTTAAAAAGAAGAACTAAAGTCAAATGAAAAGAACTTCTCCTCCCAAAGTTAAGTAACAATCTGAAAAAGTACCACACGCTTACTTACACCCACCCAGGCGACCCGATCCCTTGTTCGGCTCCTGCGTCTTCCTGCTATAAATACTTAATTAGCGCATGACTGCCTGGATTGCTGATCTCCTCGTGATCGCCATCACATTCCTTGTAAAGTAAGACTAAatcggttaaaaaaaaaaccaacttaaAAAGGAGAAAGCAAAACACTTGAATGTGTATCAAATTCATTTCAAAACTCACCAATTGGAGGAAATTAGAAGATAATTGAGCGGCTGCCGCCGGGCAGCTCGTCCTACTCAACTCCGGAGAAGGTGGCTGTCGACTGTCAGACTTCGGCCTGGCGATTCCCGGGATGGGCTTACCCAATTCTCGAGTTTAAGTGTCATTTGAATGTACCGTCTTCCacccttttcattttaatctaaaAATTGCACACCGGGTTTGTTTAAAAAGTGCCTTTTGATCTCTCGTGCATGCCCTATGTACTTGGTAATTGTCTTCTTTCATTTCTCCGTTTTTTAGTTTATCGGAGTTCTGATCTTTCACGCCAGCTAATTTCACAAATCAAAGTGTCACTCAGACGGCACAAATCCTTGAAATCGCTGgtctttttttacattcagagaaGCGCTAAGGTACATTTGGAAGAAGTTCAGAAATATGTATTTTTCCATATAactttattttcctgttttctttttaattcacccaTTCTTGTTGTTGACTTCCTGAGCAGGCGTTGATTAAGTGATGAGAAGTGCGGATGACAATGAATGCTATCCACGTTTGTGCAATCCATGCTGTCCATCCCACCCACCATTATACTATCAGCTGGATTCTGTTATCTCCTAGTTTGTGCGTTTTTGTGTCATTCCAGAAATTAAGAAATGGGTTTGCTAAATTTTAATTTGGAAGTTGCAAGTATTTGTTAAACTGAAGTGaagtctttttcttatttttaatgattttgctctttttttaaatGCCCTGATGATTTTCTTAATAACGCGCATGCCAGTGAATGACAGAAGGAGCTCATTCTCATTTGCACCCAAATCTGTACTAAACTCAACACTAATTGTCAATTGGATACAAATgggaaagaatattttaaaaggaggttAAACATTCAAAACTATGgcaaaaatgcatttcagaattTATTTCACATGTAAATACCATTTTAGCACAGTCggctaaatgcaaaatacaacaaaacaaaaaaaggctaactaattaaacaatgaagtCAGTTCACTGGCCCATTGATCTGCAGGCACAGAGGGACCCCAGAAGGGAATGTCTGGGGAGTCAGGACGATAATAAGGGCTGACAGCGATCCTTAAAACTGTTAGAACATAATTTTACTAGCTAGTTATATAAATTACACTGCAAAGAATAACTTGGTTACAATTTAGAAACTAATGTCTCTACACTGCATTCCCCCATGGCTCAGCCCGGTCCACGCACACTTGAATCCTAGCGCAGTAAAATCCTCCAGGATGCTCGCAGATGTTatgcgtttttctttttttaatagaaatgccAAAGCCAGTAAAGAGATGCAAGAAAAACTTGAAGAAGAGTGGGCGACACTCAGGTTTCTCCAGGGAAAGGTCAGTTTATTAACGTCAATCTCTTCTCCATTTCTGGTGCGAACGAGCTGATTTACAGGATCTTTCTATAACCCAACAACCAAAAGATCAAAAAATCAAACGGGCAGCCATTTCCATGAAGTCGTGCAGGCTTATGCTGAAAGTGACACAGAAGGACTCTGTCTTGTCACAGTAATTAAACAATCAACACTTTTCGATTGCTAATGACTTTAGCGCCAACAGCTTTTTAACGTTATCAAGTCAATCAAGTCTTTTACAGATTTAAGCTTTACGTTTGAGTATTTTAGCAAGTGCATTTCGATTGAAGTGGATCAAGATGATTTGGCGACGTATTCTAAGAACAATCTTGAAGAGATACAGAATGATGGCCTGCTTTCTTCATCGGTGTGACTTTAAATGTAAGGCACATGCAGGCCAGAAGCACCTGATTGCTGGCTCTCCGTTGGTCTTTTTCACATCGGTAGGGTCTCTTCTTCAGTTTGCTCTCTttactttctcaagttaaagTGGAGTTGATTTTATGGCAGCGAGTTCTGACTCAAGCCCagta includes the following:
- the LOC120533128 gene encoding 5,6-dihydroxyindole-2-carboxylic acid oxidase-like, with translation MWIQGLLSALIVTLVSSQFPRQCATPEALRSGECCPSHTGAPTDRCGSSLGRGQCVGVDVDGHPHGPQYPHDGRDDRERWPLAFFNRTCQCNGNFSGFNCGVCKPGFSGPNCDERLVVVRRNVMELSADEKRSFINALDLAKRTVHPDVVILIRRRSQILGPDGNSPQFQNVSIYNLFVWTHYYSVSKTFLGEEQESFGGVDFSHEGPAFLTWHRYHLMQLERDMQNMLQDPTFALPYWNFAIGGTVCDICTDDLFGAKSNFEFNAISPNSIFSRWNVLCESVEDYDTLGTVCNNTETSFILRNPGGNIGRPMVQRLPEPQDVAECLEVGVFDTPPFFSTSSMSFRNTIEGYSEPSGTYNATVRSLHNLAHLFLNGTGGQTHLSPNDPIFVLLHVYTDAIFDEWLRRHSPAVTVYPLENAPIGHNRQYNMVPFWPPVTNEEMFVTAPENLGYSYEVQWPSRPFSLTEIITIAVIALLMLIAIIFALTTCILRTRSFSRGKSESHQPLLGDQYLRYSEDNGQAHHKSQSAV